The Medicago truncatula cultivar Jemalong A17 chromosome 7, MtrunA17r5.0-ANR, whole genome shotgun sequence genome includes the window AACCCAATGCGGCTTCTTAACAGTTTTCCTAAGAACACGTTCCGCTAATGTATTAATCTCACCCCTCAACATCTCTTGATCATCCAACACATAGGCAGCAAGGGAATGCAAATTAACATAATTTGCCAAGTGGAGATCATGATTTTTTAGAAGCTCCTTAACATCTTCTTTTGCTCCAACCCCAACGAATCTGTTGTTAGGGTTAGAAAGGTAGTTGGAGAGGGAGGCGTTAAGATAGGGGGAGTGGAAGATTTGGTAAACGAGGCAGAAGTTGTTAATGCAGAGGGTGAGAGTGGCTGCTGAGTTTGATGGACTCCGTTCAATGTGGAGGCCGATGATGGGAGAAGAGAAGGAAAGGATTCTGTTTACGATAAACCAATCGTCCACGAGGTCAGGAGTGGAGGTGAGGAGGGTTTGGATTGTGTAGTTTGAGTCGATGGTGATGTCGTAGAGGTTGTGGTGGTCCATGGGAAGGTGGTGGTGGTCAACTAGAGTGATGAGGTAGGGTGTTGCAACTGTTGGTGTTGAATTGGGGTTGTTGGTTCTCATGGTGATGGGTGTGGGATAGTGAAACTGATAGGAAGATGGAAGAATGGGGAATTATTGTAGAGAAATGTGAAGAACGAATGTGTATTTAATGTGAAAAAAGGAAGTGAATTGAGAAGTGGAAAAGCTACCTCATTTACTTTGTTCTTGGTAATCTGTCCTCTAATTTATGAATtgagaaacaaaaattaaaccTCAATGTTGAAAGTTTGGAAGTTGGAACAAGTTTTTAAAAACGGGTCATAAATTTTATTCGTGAAAAAAGTTTGTTGCTTTAATGTGTTAAATACATAAATTCTAAGATAAAAGtttctattttaaactttttaagaaGTATCCTAAGCATACTTAGTAGCATTTccctttaaaaattcatatagcTATTAAGAAAACAATAAGACCATTTTGTATTGAAGTTGTTGTGATcgctattgtttttacaattttatcttaaaaaagagagttagtttatattttcaacttgtatttattgttgattaaaaaaaaagatgtataataaatcgGGGTATGtagataaagaaataattaatgtagtttaaaataacaaagagatcttataaaaagagataaaaaaaaatctcaaaagggtcttataattaaggacggttgtagtataatttttaaacatttaagaAGTTATATTCACtttcttcaaaacaaagaagttaaattcaatatttttcacCACTTTCTAAAACAACATTTCTATTTTAGGTAGTGTTAACTTGTGCGtaaggacacaagttaagaatctaaaaatagaattaaatcataaattatgTTTTGAAAAGATTAGATTTCCAATTTCTTGAatattgaatacacaatttccaacaaaatatttctatctttgatttcttaacttgtgccttgacaagttaacatttcccttctATTTTTATTCCATTAATCAATGTCTTATATTTCCCAAATAATAATACTTCATTTGTCCCATAAATTGATTGACCATtttgatactccctccgtctcaaaatataagtaaattttactttttagattcattcaattaataatgtatgtggttcataatatggatcatatacatcattaattgaatgaacctaaaaactaaaatttgcttatattttgaaacggatggagtactttccaacaaattaaaaaaagaaaattctatggtgaagtcataagaatgacttttttggtgaagttaacactataacatcaaaaatgtAATGAGTAACACCCTACTGTTTATAGAatggcatcaaaagttcagccctcatagtatcatcaattcatcaggttaacaagactacacttaatataattttatcatacCTTGTTCTAAGTGTAACATCCTACAAAGTGTAACACctaagactatcacataatatcatcaactttatttgcatgttaaagattccaacgataaaatagtacctgtaagtccaagatgttgcaagcattactagatgaatatactattgatcattaatcagtaatcaacaatttaaaaatgaatcaaacattaaaatcaaaattaactttttcaaaaaagtcagtttcctgactgcaccgtagaagctctcattaaaaaaatgtataaatgaacgAGAGAAAATGATATTGACTCCATGTATTGATGTAATCATCATTACCATAAATGCTTAGTCAAATATATTGACTCTAAAGTGATGAAAGTGATATTAATTAACTttagggtaaaattgaaaaatcaagtAATTAAtaatgagtaaataggcaattgtctccctgaaattgtaagtttcgtcaattacccccttgaaattaacaaaatttcaattaccccttgaaattgcgcaacgttaatcaatttatcccCTTCGTCAAATTCTTATGTTaatcaacatgacgttttgcaaatacccccctgaagttttgcacttatgtgcaaaatgccctccgaacatgaaaatttatatatttttttcttatacttgactcaaaagatattaaaggcaaacaattaaccGTTAGCTTTAAGAAAGATTGCAATTTGGAGATTGAAGACACTTATTGCTTTGAGttgattgatgaaaaaaaaaattgtttctaaaGTATCATTAAAAGAAAGAACTCATGAGCTTTTTGAAATGTTATGTTTAGTTGTGCTATGTTATTTTGatactttgtaatttttttaatgtcagCATCTATGTCATATGAATTCTCAATACTATCATGTCAAACTTTGAACATTTGTAATGTTTAGTTTGATATTATATGTGATTCTCTTTTCAATGCATATGCATTCTTTCAATTATACATGATGAGAGATAATTTGCATATGGATGAGAACATTGACCATTGTGTTTAGCTCTGTTTTCAAGCAATTTTGAGTGAAGAAAATTATTGGAAGTGCTTTTTCCCTAATAATGTTTGCTTTGTTTTCAAGCATATGGAGGTTTCATTCACTTCTATAACTTTCAATCGAAGGATTTTGTATATATAGATCCATCCCAAGGTTTCTCGTTGATAAGTGTAGGAAGTTTTATGCTTTATAGTGTGCTGCTTAATGTAGGAATTCTTTAAACTTGACTTTGGGACCAAATACTTGAATtctgtaaaattaaaatgacacGTTGATTGTTGAAGAAGGATCacatgaagaaaattaaaagttaaacaGCATCAAGTTATAAATGAATAGCCaagtaataagaaaaaaaatataaattttcaagtttaaggggcattttgcacataagtgcaaaatttgaggggaggtatttgcaaaacgtcatatTGATTAACAGAAGAGTGTTTGAAATtagttaaaaacaacttataaatgTGTCAGAAAAGATATTTCCTAAGCTCTCCAAAACACTATTATTAAGTGCTACCATTAAAGAATCTCAGATATGTTTTCATAAGTCCATCCAAACATACTTGTAGACGAAACCTCAATAACATACGTGGCAGTCACACATACAAACATTAATAAGAACTGGTTTGCAATGTTGTATCTTCTAGgtttacaaatataaatttagATAATTGGTTTTGCTCTACAAAAAGTTAGCGGCgcatttgtttgtaattttcttGAATAGTTAAGTAACTTGAAGTAGCGAAATAGTTGTTGGCTTTAAAAATCTCAGCTTAGCAGTGCATTTTGTTGCctgtttgtaatttttttgaatagtCAAGTAACTTGAATTAGCGAAACAGTTCTTGACGTTAAAAATCTCAGCTTAGCAGAACATTTTGTTGCGTGTGTTTGTAATTTTCTTGAATAGTAAAGTAACTTGAATTAGAGAAACAATTCTTGGCTTTAAAAATCCCAGCTTAGCGGTACATTTTATTGCGTGTTTGTAATTTTCTTGAAGAGTCAAGTAAATTGAATTAGCGAAACAGTTCTTGGCTTTAAAAATCTCAGCTTAGCGGCGCATTTTGTTGCGTGTTTGTAATTTTCTTGAATAGTCAAGTAACTTGAATTAGCAAAACAGTTCTTGGCTTTATAAATCTCAACTTAGTGACGCATTTTGTTGTGTGTTTGTAATTTTCTTGAATAGTCAAATAACTTGAATTAGCGAAACAATTATTGGTTTTaaaaatctcattaaaatattcCATCGAAGATATTATTTGTCCTAACTTTTTGAACACCACCCAAGTAGTGGAGCAATTGTCAAATGAAAACTCTTCAATCACATTAAAAGTTGTCGATTCATTCTTACTAAATAAAACGATTCTTCTTTAATAAGCATGTAACTCAGATTCTGGCACATGCTAACTAGGGCTGGACAAACGGTCGGTTCGGTCGGATTTCGGGTGAAAAACCTCAATCCGAAGGCAAACCGCGGGTGGGAATATATCACCCATTTCCGTCCGTTTAAGCTAACGGTTAACTTCGGTATCGGTTTTGTCGGTTGACAGTTTACTCGGACGGTTTTTTCGGATTCTTCAAAGCCTAAAAAACAGAGatgagtttttttcttcttctgggtGGTTGATTTTGCGACtgagatgaaaaaaataaacatggaaagagagaatggaagaacACTTCAAAGATGAGGAATTTGTTGAACAATAAAAGAGTATAGATATATTGAGATGAAAAAGGGGAAGGAAGAACACATTAAATGATGTTGAATTTGTTGAACAATAAAATACAGAGACTCTGAGAAAGTGTCGCCTGtgtttgttgatattttaataaatgaagGTTTATTCTATAAGCCTTGAGCAAATTTGATACAATGTcaacttgtatttttttcttttctttttggaatatgattttttttcattgtaatACAAAAGGTGCTTGTTTATGtggaggagaagaagaagcCAGAAGCTAGAAGGATTATgggaaagagagaaaagagatgGGAAAGTGTGGAAAGTTGAAAACGTGAGATTGGAGTGAGTGGACCTGTCAATGAAAGAAtaatgagaaaaaaagaaagagtattaCTATTAGCATGTGAATGTGTCAGCATTGTGTGTCTCAAGGAGTGATATTCTATCCAATTTTAATAGGATTGTACTGGACATATAGAGTAGGCTAGAGTATATGCAGCATACACGGTCGGTAATGGGTTACCGTGGTTGAATTTTTACAATCCGAAACCGACCGTACGAATCCACACAGAACCGAATCTACAAGCCCGTTGAAACCGCTTTACCCATCTAAACCGACCCGCAAGTCAACGGGCCATTCGGATCGGACGGTTTGGGCCGGTCGACTGTTTTTTGTCCAGCCCTAATGCTAACTCCATCGATCACACCCACAGAGAATCAAACATATAAATAAGTAGAGAAATAAAgcaagaaaagtaaaatttgcacAATTGAAAAATCCTTCAAATCTGAAGTTTTAATAACTTCAATCCAAAATCTATACATAATAATGACACAAACACAGAATTATCGAAGGACCACTCGACataaacaaaattctgaattgaaatacacaaacacaaacattgACAAAACAGAAAACCCAATTTTAAGACATTCACTCATATATATAACAGCACTAAAAAATCACAAAGATAAAACGATACAAAACACAATACACACGAATAATTGAAATCAAGTCTGACGAGAATAGAGACGACAACCGATCTCAAATGAAACAAAAGCATCAACAGTTGCATACTTAACCTGATCAGCACTAAGCAACTGACTATCCCACCTACTCATAGAAATGTTATGCGGCTTCTCAACAATCTTCCCAAGCAGGCATTCTGCAAATGTTTTAAGCTCACTACTCCTTAGTATCTCTCGATCACCCAACACCTGGGAAGCAAGGTTACGCAAATCAACATAATTCGCCAAGTGGAGACCATGATCTTCTAGAAGCTTTACAACGTCTGCTTTGATTCCGATACCAATGAATCTGTTGTGAGGGCTTGCGAGGTAGTTAGAGAGCGAAGCACAAACGTAGGGGGAGTGGATGATCTGGAAAACGAGGCAGAAGTTGTTGATGCAGAGTTGGAGAGTGGCGGCTGAGTTTGATTGACTCCGTTTGATGTGGAGGCCGATGATGGGGGAAGGGAAGGAGAGGATTAAGTTTTCGATAAACCAGGCATCCACGTGGTCAGGAGAAGAAGTGAGGAGGGTTTGGATTTTTCGGTTTGAATCGATGGTGATGTCGTAGAGTTTATGGGTGTTGTAAGGAAGGTGGTAGTCAACAATGGTGA containing:
- the LOC112416654 gene encoding uncharacterized protein, with translation MRTNNPNSTPTVATPYLITLVDHHHLPMDHHNLYDITIDSNYTIQTLLTSTPDLVDDWFIVNRILSFSSPIIGLHIERSPSNSAATLTLCINNFCLVYQIFHSPYLNASLSNYLSNPNNRFVGVGAKEDVKELLKNHDLHLANYVNLHSLAAYVLDDQEMLRGEINTLAERVLRKTVKKPHWVSMSRWDNPWLSAIQVKFATVDAFVSFEIGRRLYSHPCLRKPSSKNISNGFIFRFLKFGTASKLVLLLVLACVIARYNGSFLS
- the LOC112416371 gene encoding uncharacterized protein, with the protein product MRNSNPTPTPMVPTPYLITIVDYHLPYNTHKLYDITIDSNRKIQTLLTSSPDHVDAWFIENLILSFPSPIIGLHIKRSQSNSAATLQLCINNFCLVFQIIHSPYVCASLSNYLASPHNRFIGIGIKADVVKLLEDHGLHLANYVDLRNLASQVLGDREILRSSELKTFAECLLGKIVEKPHNISMSRWDSQLLSADQVKYATVDAFVSFEIGCRLYSRQT